One window of Catenulispora sp. GP43 genomic DNA carries:
- a CDS encoding SpoIIE family protein phosphatase: MKTPVMPAIEELLHAAFDAAPMPAVLAEGPDHLLLAANDACQADFGAPVLHRPIGESLPELAATGLPAALDQAYDTGRAVLLRDRLVRRRGGDRYYTLVCVPASGGVAVFCRDETERVRRAQALLEEETRNRNMAVMLQRSLLPQRIIQPDEIRLAACYLPALVRYEDSSLDDEPVLEVGGDWYDAIPLGAGRTALVVGGVTPEAGGVGVRAAAVMGRLRAAVRAYASQNLPPGEVMYHLDRHALDFDGERTGSPVATLVYAVHDADSGALTYANAGHLPPLLRLPDGYVAVLEGASGPSLGSGDWTWQEAAVAVPPGSYLAFYTQGLLERGTGDLRRVFARAPEEEPPRPGAGPVDLVRDHILASIDPLSVSSGGLDPTGAVRTDDVALLVAHVPAWTGAHAALFRSASVELVGGPEIAAHARSYTAGVLTTWGVAGDLTDTAVLAVSELVANAVTHGTAPVVLRLRRTDRRLIIDVADQSDHLPRRRLARETDEDGRGISIIAAVAAAWGARPLPEGKSVWCEFEF, encoded by the coding sequence GCCCGCGATCGAGGAGCTGCTGCACGCGGCGTTCGACGCCGCGCCGATGCCGGCGGTCCTCGCCGAAGGCCCCGATCACCTGTTGCTGGCCGCCAACGACGCGTGCCAGGCCGACTTCGGCGCGCCGGTGCTGCACCGGCCGATCGGCGAGTCCCTGCCGGAACTGGCCGCCACCGGTCTGCCCGCGGCCCTGGACCAGGCCTATGACACCGGACGCGCGGTGCTGCTGCGGGACCGGCTGGTCCGGCGGCGCGGCGGGGACCGGTACTACACGCTGGTCTGCGTGCCGGCCAGCGGCGGCGTCGCGGTGTTCTGCCGCGACGAGACCGAGCGGGTGCGGCGGGCGCAGGCGCTGCTGGAGGAGGAGACCCGCAACCGCAACATGGCGGTGATGCTGCAGCGTTCCCTGCTGCCGCAACGGATCATCCAGCCGGACGAGATCCGGCTCGCGGCGTGCTACCTGCCGGCGCTGGTGCGCTACGAGGACTCCTCGCTGGACGACGAGCCGGTGCTGGAGGTCGGCGGCGACTGGTACGACGCGATCCCGCTGGGCGCCGGCCGCACCGCGCTGGTGGTCGGCGGCGTGACCCCGGAGGCCGGCGGCGTCGGGGTGCGCGCGGCGGCGGTGATGGGGCGGCTGCGCGCGGCGGTGCGGGCGTACGCCTCGCAGAACCTGCCGCCCGGCGAGGTGATGTACCACCTGGACCGGCACGCGCTGGACTTCGACGGCGAGCGCACCGGGTCCCCGGTCGCGACGCTGGTGTACGCGGTCCACGACGCGGACAGCGGCGCGCTGACGTACGCCAACGCCGGGCACCTGCCGCCGCTGCTGCGGCTGCCGGACGGCTACGTGGCGGTCCTGGAGGGGGCCTCGGGGCCCTCGCTGGGCAGCGGGGACTGGACGTGGCAGGAGGCCGCCGTCGCGGTGCCACCGGGGTCGTATCTGGCGTTCTACACCCAGGGGCTTCTGGAGCGCGGCACCGGCGATCTGCGGCGGGTGTTCGCCCGCGCGCCGGAGGAGGAGCCGCCCCGCCCCGGCGCCGGCCCGGTGGACCTGGTGCGCGACCACATCCTGGCCTCCATCGACCCGCTGTCGGTCTCCAGCGGCGGCCTGGACCCCACCGGCGCGGTGCGCACGGACGACGTGGCGCTGCTGGTGGCGCACGTCCCGGCCTGGACCGGCGCGCACGCCGCGCTGTTCCGCTCGGCCTCGGTGGAGCTGGTCGGCGGCCCCGAGATCGCCGCGCACGCCCGCAGCTACACCGCCGGCGTGCTGACCACCTGGGGCGTCGCCGGCGACCTCACCGACACCGCGGTTCTGGCGGTCAGCGAGCTGGTGGCCAACGCCGTCACCCACGGCACCGCCCCGGTGGTGCTCCGCCTGCGCCGCACCGACCGCCGGCTGATCATCGACGTCGCCGACCAGTCCGACCACCTCCCCCGCCGCCGCCTGGCCCGGGAGACCGACGAGGACGGCCGCGGGATCAGCATCATCGCGGCGGTGGCGGCGGCCTGGGGGGCGCGGCCGCTGCCGGAGGGGAAGTCGGTGTGGTGCGAGTTCGAGTTCTGA
- a CDS encoding RNA polymerase sigma factor: MIGGSTAPRGHRALQPGNGPSLADLYYAHRLSLVRLAILLVDDQASAEDVVQDSFTGLWRRYGDDLIGMENPLGYLRTAVVNNARSVLRRRKTARGYTPPHVPDAASAESVALLSEEHREVLEAMQKLPPRQREVLVLRYWSDLSEADIADALGISRGTVKSTASRGLEALGKILKG, encoded by the coding sequence ATGATCGGCGGGAGCACCGCGCCGCGCGGACACCGGGCGCTGCAGCCCGGGAACGGGCCGTCGCTGGCCGACCTCTACTACGCGCACCGTCTCTCGCTGGTCCGGCTGGCCATCCTGCTCGTGGACGACCAGGCCTCGGCCGAGGACGTGGTGCAGGACTCCTTCACCGGCCTGTGGCGCCGCTACGGCGACGACCTCATCGGCATGGAGAACCCGCTCGGCTACCTGCGCACCGCCGTGGTGAACAACGCGCGCTCGGTGCTGCGCCGCCGCAAGACCGCACGCGGCTACACCCCGCCGCACGTGCCGGACGCCGCCAGCGCCGAGTCCGTGGCGCTGCTGTCCGAGGAGCACCGCGAGGTGCTGGAGGCCATGCAGAAACTGCCGCCGCGCCAGCGCGAGGTCCTGGTGCTGCGCTACTGGTCCGACCTGTCCGAGGCGGACATCGCCGACGCGCTGGGCATCAGCCGGGGCACCGTGAAGTCGACGGCGAGCCGCGGGCTGGAAGCGCTCGGCAAGATTCTCAAGGGCTGA
- a CDS encoding ABC transporter substrate-binding protein, with amino-acid sequence MTSARSPRFPIRPDRHSHQIAAAIVVAALSLSLGACGARLSADQKAAAIAYGQGAHDGSQSADGSQSSNGNGTTGGTTGGSTGGTSGGASGGSASGGTSGGSSGGASGGSGGTSGGSTGGKTSGGTTGGKTSGGGSGGSGGSGGTTGGSGGGSGGSGGTGSDTCVGTATGSSAPGVTATSISLGNASDLSGPIGGLFSSAPQAVQAYVAYFNATHPNGICGRKLTVHSYDSQTSDAGDNQQTLTACQADFALVGSVSAFDSGGAASAAQCGIPDLQAVSTTRVRQTCAVCFGTDSQQLPLVPQVQPDFWNKQFPGASSKAAFLYVDTGTTAQQAKSWEQAYAKDGFTWVLDQPIGVSESNYTPYVVKMQQAGVQYVQFLGAYQEAATLAQAMQQQGFTPKVFVLDPTGYDPNYIQQAGSAANNTFVFSNAAMFEEAGSNPELQLYTKWLHQVAPGAAPTYFGMFAWSSAELFTRLANQIGPNLTRQAMVKALSGVHNYTGNGLFAPQDVGGKQTSPCALFMQYTGSAWKRVSPGSGWTCGNLINSGVS; translated from the coding sequence ATGACCTCCGCGCGCTCTCCGCGATTCCCTATACGTCCTGACCGCCACAGCCACCAGATAGCCGCCGCGATCGTCGTCGCGGCCCTGTCGCTGTCCCTCGGCGCCTGCGGCGCACGCCTGTCCGCCGACCAGAAGGCCGCGGCCATCGCCTACGGCCAAGGCGCCCACGACGGCTCGCAGAGCGCCGACGGTTCCCAGAGCTCCAACGGCAACGGCACCACCGGCGGGACGACCGGCGGCAGCACCGGAGGCACGTCCGGGGGTGCCTCCGGCGGCAGCGCGTCCGGCGGCACCAGCGGCGGCTCGTCTGGTGGCGCATCCGGCGGCAGCGGCGGCACCTCCGGCGGGAGCACCGGGGGCAAGACCTCCGGCGGCACCACCGGCGGCAAGACCTCCGGCGGTGGTTCCGGCGGCTCCGGCGGCTCCGGCGGCACGACGGGCGGGAGCGGCGGCGGCTCGGGAGGGTCCGGCGGCACGGGCTCGGACACCTGCGTCGGCACCGCCACCGGCTCCAGCGCCCCCGGCGTCACCGCGACCAGCATCAGCCTGGGCAACGCCAGCGACCTGTCCGGCCCGATCGGCGGCCTGTTCAGCTCGGCGCCGCAGGCGGTCCAGGCCTACGTGGCCTACTTCAACGCCACCCACCCGAACGGCATCTGCGGCCGCAAGCTCACCGTGCACTCCTACGACTCGCAGACCTCTGACGCCGGCGACAACCAGCAGACACTCACCGCCTGCCAGGCCGACTTCGCCCTGGTCGGCTCGGTCTCCGCCTTCGACTCCGGCGGCGCGGCCTCGGCGGCCCAGTGCGGCATCCCGGACCTGCAGGCGGTCAGCACCACCCGGGTCCGGCAGACCTGCGCGGTCTGTTTCGGCACCGACTCCCAGCAGCTGCCGCTGGTTCCGCAGGTGCAGCCGGACTTCTGGAACAAGCAGTTCCCCGGCGCGAGTTCCAAGGCAGCGTTCCTGTACGTGGACACCGGAACCACCGCGCAGCAAGCGAAGTCCTGGGAGCAGGCCTACGCCAAGGACGGCTTCACCTGGGTCCTGGACCAGCCGATCGGCGTCTCGGAGTCGAACTACACGCCCTACGTCGTGAAGATGCAGCAGGCCGGCGTGCAGTACGTGCAGTTCCTCGGCGCCTACCAGGAGGCCGCGACCCTCGCGCAGGCCATGCAGCAACAGGGATTCACGCCGAAGGTCTTCGTCCTGGACCCGACCGGCTACGACCCGAACTACATCCAGCAGGCCGGTTCGGCGGCGAACAACACCTTCGTCTTCAGCAACGCGGCCATGTTCGAGGAGGCGGGTTCGAACCCTGAGCTCCAGCTCTACACCAAGTGGCTGCACCAGGTGGCCCCGGGCGCCGCGCCCACCTACTTCGGGATGTTCGCCTGGTCCTCGGCCGAGCTGTTCACCAGGCTGGCCAACCAGATCGGGCCGAACCTCACCCGGCAGGCGATGGTGAAGGCGCTGTCCGGTGTGCACAACTACACCGGGAACGGGCTGTTCGCGCCGCAGGATGTCGGCGGCAAACAGACCTCGCCGTGCGCGCTGTTCATGCAGTACACCGGGTCCGCGTGGAAGCGGGTCTCCCCGGGGTCGGGCTGGACATGCGGGAACCTCATCAACTCCGGCGTCAGCTGA
- a CDS encoding inner-membrane translocator: MNVFLTYTILGLVIGASYAIAASGLVLTYATTRIFNVAHGATAMVMAFVYWELAYNQGLSNWLAVLIVVFGVAPLFGALLERWVIRRVADSGFGVTLVVTCAVLVGLIGAAEKIWPPGVHQVQQFFAGHGVTMGMVRISGNDLLTVALAVVVGAVLWAFLTFTRLGVAMRAAVDDKELLALHGGRPNLMSSIAWAMGSALAALAGILLVSAQPSELNYISLTLLVVNSYAAAMAGRLTSLPRTFIGALVLGLLNAYASGYLWTGPGWTGFREAIPAIFLLLMLLLMPQAQLRVGRLAGVPGVRTPEMRRVALASALLLLAVVFGNAVLSEVNVNRMALGLCFAILALSLVPLTGFSGYVSLAQFSFFGVGALTVAKMHSSAPTAILAGALLAAFAGVLVALPSLRLQGLYLALSTIAFAQIMDTMVFQNPSLGGFGGSLMTKRLDMFGYRFTSDKAYAVLAAAVFCVLGAAVIVLRKGRYGRILIALRDSPAACATLGLNPRTARVAVFAASAAVAGLGGGLYAGLQNQVGSTNFQFFNSLPLLLIVVCAGVTSVSGALLGGMLLMALNSYPSTQAYLFLILAVAAVGLGKQPNGITGWLFSLRDNPLGARLGIGSAGIARGIASRSMAGKGSGTDGPVMVGDDAEVEA, encoded by the coding sequence ATGAATGTCTTCCTCACGTACACCATCCTGGGCCTGGTCATCGGCGCCTCCTATGCGATCGCCGCGTCGGGCCTGGTCCTCACCTACGCCACCACCCGCATCTTCAACGTCGCGCACGGCGCCACCGCGATGGTCATGGCGTTCGTGTACTGGGAGCTGGCGTACAACCAGGGCCTGTCCAACTGGCTCGCGGTGCTGATCGTGGTGTTCGGGGTGGCGCCGCTGTTCGGAGCGCTGCTGGAGCGCTGGGTCATCCGCCGGGTCGCCGACTCCGGGTTCGGTGTCACGCTGGTGGTGACCTGCGCGGTGCTGGTCGGGCTGATCGGCGCCGCGGAGAAGATCTGGCCGCCGGGCGTGCACCAGGTGCAGCAGTTCTTCGCCGGGCACGGCGTCACGATGGGCATGGTGCGGATCAGCGGCAACGACCTGCTGACCGTGGCGCTGGCGGTGGTCGTCGGGGCCGTGCTGTGGGCGTTCCTGACGTTCACCCGGCTCGGCGTGGCGATGCGCGCGGCGGTGGACGACAAGGAACTGCTGGCGCTGCACGGCGGCCGGCCGAACCTGATGTCCTCGATCGCCTGGGCCATGGGCTCGGCGCTGGCCGCGCTGGCCGGGATCCTGCTGGTCTCCGCGCAGCCCAGTGAACTGAACTACATCTCGCTGACGCTCCTGGTGGTGAACTCCTACGCGGCCGCGATGGCCGGGCGGCTGACCAGCCTGCCCCGGACCTTCATCGGCGCGCTGGTCCTGGGGCTGCTGAACGCCTACGCCTCCGGATACCTGTGGACCGGCCCCGGCTGGACGGGCTTTCGCGAGGCGATACCGGCCATCTTCCTGTTGTTGATGCTGTTGCTGATGCCGCAGGCCCAGCTGCGCGTGGGACGGCTGGCCGGCGTGCCGGGAGTGCGGACGCCGGAGATGCGCCGGGTGGCGCTGGCCTCGGCGCTGCTGCTGCTAGCGGTGGTCTTCGGCAACGCGGTGCTCAGCGAAGTGAACGTGAACCGGATGGCACTGGGGCTGTGCTTCGCGATCCTGGCGCTGTCGCTGGTGCCGTTGACCGGGTTCAGCGGATACGTGTCGCTGGCCCAGTTCAGCTTCTTCGGCGTCGGCGCGCTCACCGTGGCGAAGATGCACTCCTCGGCCCCGACCGCGATCCTGGCCGGGGCGTTGCTGGCGGCGTTCGCCGGGGTCCTGGTGGCGCTGCCGTCGTTGCGGTTGCAGGGCTTGTATCTGGCGCTGTCGACGATCGCGTTCGCGCAGATCATGGACACGATGGTGTTCCAGAACCCGTCGCTCGGCGGGTTCGGCGGATCGCTGATGACCAAGCGGCTGGACATGTTCGGCTACCGCTTCACCTCCGACAAGGCCTACGCCGTATTGGCGGCGGCGGTCTTCTGCGTCCTCGGCGCAGCGGTCATCGTGCTCCGCAAAGGCCGGTACGGCAGGATCCTGATCGCCTTGCGCGACTCGCCCGCGGCCTGCGCCACGCTGGGCCTGAACCCGCGGACCGCGCGGGTGGCGGTGTTCGCGGCGTCGGCGGCCGTGGCCGGGCTCGGCGGCGGGCTCTACGCCGGGCTGCAGAACCAGGTCGGGAGCACCAACTTCCAGTTCTTCAACAGCCTGCCGCTGCTGCTGATCGTGGTGTGCGCGGGAGTGACGTCGGTGAGCGGCGCGCTGCTCGGCGGGATGCTGCTGATGGCGCTGAACAGCTATCCGAGCACGCAGGCCTACCTGTTCCTGATCCTGGCGGTCGCCGCGGTCGGGCTCGGGAAGCAGCCGAACGGGATCACCGGATGGCTGTTCTCCTTGCGGGACAACCCTTTGGGCGCGCGGCTCGGGATCGGGTCGGCGGGGATCGCCCGGGGTATCGCGAGCCGCTCCATGGCGGGTAAGGGTTCTGGGACCGACGGCCCGGTCATGGTCGGGGACGACGCGGAGGTCGAGGCGTGA
- a CDS encoding ABC transporter ATP-binding protein, which produces MTRLDVKDVTVRFGGVTAVDSATISADGGQVTALIGPNGAGKTTLFNVVTGLQRPTAGKVFLDGDDITHTPTHRRARHGIARTFQRLEAFGSLTVEENIRVAADAVRAKNAKPAQVTRGLIKRIGLERYADARADSVPTGVARLVELARALAIDPELLLLDEPSSGLSEAETDAFGELLRDLAAQGRAVLIVEHDMGLIMRVSNLIHVLDRGKLIASGTPAEVQADPLVRKAYLGEDDEPDSEDDEGDEGDEPADATLVLPAAESAEDEEEQKETGGWF; this is translated from the coding sequence GTGACCCGGTTGGATGTGAAGGACGTGACGGTCCGGTTCGGCGGCGTCACGGCGGTGGACAGCGCCACGATCTCGGCCGACGGCGGGCAGGTGACCGCGCTGATCGGGCCGAACGGGGCCGGGAAGACCACGCTGTTCAACGTCGTCACCGGCTTGCAGCGGCCGACCGCCGGCAAGGTGTTCCTGGACGGCGACGACATCACCCACACCCCCACGCATCGCCGCGCCCGGCACGGGATCGCGCGCACCTTCCAGCGCCTGGAGGCGTTCGGCTCGCTGACCGTCGAGGAGAACATCCGGGTCGCGGCCGACGCCGTGCGGGCGAAGAACGCCAAGCCGGCGCAGGTGACCCGGGGCCTGATCAAGCGGATCGGGCTGGAGCGCTACGCCGACGCGCGCGCCGACTCGGTGCCGACCGGCGTGGCGCGGCTGGTGGAACTGGCGCGGGCGCTGGCGATCGACCCGGAGCTGCTGCTGCTCGACGAGCCCTCCTCGGGGCTGTCGGAGGCGGAGACCGACGCGTTCGGCGAGTTGCTGCGGGACCTGGCGGCGCAGGGCCGGGCCGTGCTGATCGTGGAGCACGACATGGGGCTCATCATGCGGGTCTCGAACCTCATCCACGTGCTCGACCGGGGCAAGCTCATCGCCTCCGGGACGCCGGCGGAGGTGCAGGCGGATCCGTTGGTGCGTAAGGCGTATCTCGGCGAGGACGACGAGCCGGACAGCGAGGACGACGAGGGCGACGAGGGCGACGAGCCCGCCGACGCCACGCTCGTACTGCCGGCCGCCGAGAGCGCGGAAGACGAAGAGGAGCAGAAAGAGACCGGAGGCTGGTTCTGA
- a CDS encoding ABC transporter ATP-binding protein, whose amino-acid sequence MAPILELTGVHAAYGRIEVLHGVDLAVPRGAVVALLGPNGAGKTTLMKVCSGRLRATSGHVHLGGSHVNDAAPDALARAGLCTIPEGRGIFPNLTVAENLRLSGLAGQSSAAEIYETAFSRFPRLAERYDQLAGSMSGGEQQMLAMARALVTNPAVLLVDELSMGLAPLIVRQLYDVLGQIAEQGVTVVAVEQFADMALRVADFAAVMTHGRIVAFDEPEVIRRDLAALYLGGAAA is encoded by the coding sequence ATGGCTCCGATCCTGGAGTTGACGGGCGTCCATGCGGCGTACGGCCGCATCGAGGTGCTGCACGGCGTCGACCTGGCGGTCCCGCGCGGCGCCGTCGTGGCCCTGCTCGGCCCGAACGGGGCCGGGAAGACCACGCTGATGAAGGTGTGCTCGGGACGTTTGCGGGCCACCTCAGGGCACGTACACCTCGGCGGCTCACATGTGAACGACGCCGCGCCGGACGCCCTCGCCCGGGCCGGCCTGTGCACGATCCCCGAGGGCCGCGGCATCTTTCCGAACCTGACGGTCGCGGAGAACCTGCGGCTCTCGGGACTGGCGGGGCAGTCCTCGGCGGCGGAGATCTACGAGACGGCGTTCAGCCGCTTCCCGCGTCTGGCCGAGCGCTACGACCAGTTGGCCGGCTCGATGTCCGGCGGCGAGCAGCAGATGCTCGCCATGGCCCGGGCGCTGGTGACCAACCCGGCGGTGCTGCTGGTCGACGAGCTGTCGATGGGGCTGGCGCCGCTGATCGTGAGGCAGTTGTACGACGTGCTCGGGCAGATCGCGGAGCAGGGGGTGACCGTGGTCGCGGTGGAGCAGTTCGCGGACATGGCGTTGCGGGTCGCGGACTTCGCGGCGGTGATGACGCACGGCAGGATCGTGGCCTTCGACGAGCCGGAGGTCATCCGGCGGGATCTGGCCGCGTTGTATCTGGGAGGTGCGGCAGCGTGA
- a CDS encoding ABC transporter family substrate-binding protein, with amino-acid sequence MSSITKKSPAILAVLATAALAASACSSSKGSSSNGSASGGGKSIPVATANDINAKDASTLKGGTLTLAIDQYSSQWNGMTNNGNEQDTQKVLSTMMPQLFHFDATGKATPNPDYLVSADESTVGGKQTVTYKLNPKAKWSDGTPITYKDFVATWKGEEGSAAGFDVASSTGYDQMASVVRGADDFTVVVTYKTPFSDWKSMFDQFDGAGLYPASKISTADGWNKAYMNAIPVTAGPFKLQGMDPTNKTVTVVADPNWWGTKPILDKIVFRAIEDTSAQADAYNNHEIDAFEVGPQSALYAKIKDTTDSTVHYAGGPDWRHISMNTQSPALKDDAVRKAVYQALDRQQIANVDLKNLGTWKPTVLNNRFFVNNQTGYQDNGADVAYNPTAANAALDAAGWVKGSDGIRAKGGVKLDLKWIEPQGVKTTSNEAQMVKADLAKIGIGLEETPVNSDDFFDKYINTGNFDITAFAYTGNPFPISSGAPQIQSVTDPKNIHNNPRLDNNPAVDQALTKALSDTDPTQAIADANAADKLATDQASLIPLYQRPQIWATKTTLANFGAFGFQDYDWTKVGFTS; translated from the coding sequence ATGTCCAGCATCACCAAGAAGTCGCCGGCGATCCTCGCGGTCCTGGCGACCGCCGCCCTCGCGGCGTCGGCCTGCTCCTCCAGCAAGGGCTCGTCCTCGAACGGCTCCGCGTCCGGCGGCGGCAAGTCGATCCCGGTCGCCACGGCCAACGACATCAACGCCAAGGACGCCTCGACCCTCAAGGGCGGCACCCTGACCCTCGCGATCGACCAGTACTCGTCGCAGTGGAACGGCATGACCAACAACGGCAACGAGCAGGACACCCAGAAGGTGCTGTCCACGATGATGCCGCAGCTGTTCCACTTCGACGCCACCGGCAAGGCCACCCCGAACCCGGACTACCTGGTCTCGGCCGACGAGAGCACGGTGGGCGGCAAGCAGACCGTCACCTACAAGCTGAACCCGAAGGCCAAGTGGTCGGACGGCACCCCGATCACCTACAAGGACTTCGTCGCCACCTGGAAGGGCGAGGAGGGCTCGGCGGCCGGCTTCGACGTCGCCAGCTCCACCGGCTACGACCAGATGGCCTCGGTCGTGCGCGGCGCCGACGACTTCACCGTCGTGGTGACCTACAAGACGCCGTTCTCGGACTGGAAGAGCATGTTCGACCAGTTCGACGGCGCCGGCCTGTACCCGGCCTCGAAGATCTCCACGGCCGACGGCTGGAACAAGGCCTACATGAACGCGATCCCGGTCACCGCCGGCCCGTTCAAGCTCCAGGGCATGGACCCGACCAACAAGACCGTCACCGTCGTGGCGGACCCGAACTGGTGGGGCACCAAGCCGATCCTGGACAAGATCGTCTTCCGGGCGATCGAGGACACCTCGGCCCAGGCCGACGCCTACAACAACCACGAGATCGACGCCTTCGAGGTCGGCCCGCAGTCGGCGCTGTACGCGAAGATCAAGGACACCACCGACAGCACCGTGCACTACGCCGGCGGCCCGGACTGGCGCCACATCTCGATGAACACCCAGAGCCCGGCGCTGAAGGACGACGCCGTCCGCAAGGCCGTCTACCAGGCCCTGGACCGCCAGCAGATCGCGAACGTGGACCTGAAGAACCTGGGCACCTGGAAGCCCACGGTCCTGAACAACCGCTTCTTCGTGAACAACCAGACCGGCTACCAGGACAACGGCGCCGACGTCGCCTACAACCCGACCGCCGCCAACGCCGCCCTGGACGCGGCCGGCTGGGTCAAGGGCAGCGACGGCATCCGCGCCAAGGGCGGCGTCAAGCTGGACCTGAAGTGGATCGAGCCGCAGGGCGTGAAGACCACCTCCAACGAGGCTCAGATGGTCAAGGCCGACCTGGCCAAGATCGGCATCGGCCTGGAGGAGACCCCGGTCAACAGCGACGACTTCTTCGACAAGTACATCAACACCGGCAACTTCGACATCACGGCCTTCGCCTACACCGGCAACCCGTTCCCGATCAGCAGCGGCGCCCCGCAGATCCAGTCGGTCACGGACCCGAAGAACATCCACAACAACCCCCGCCTGGACAACAACCCGGCGGTCGACCAGGCCCTGACCAAGGCCCTGTCCGACACCGACCCGACCCAGGCCATCGCGGACGCCAACGCCGCGGACAAGCTCGCCACCGACCAGGCCAGCCTGATCCCGCTGTACCAGCGCCCGCAGATCTGGGCCACCAAGACCACGCTGGCCAACTTCGGCGCGTTCGGCTTCCAGGACTACGACTGGACCAAGGTCGGCTTCACCAGCTGA